A window of Trueperaceae bacterium genomic DNA:
GTGAAGAGCGCCGTCGCCAGGCTCGGTCCGGCCGCGGCGGGCGGGCGCATGACCGGTCCACTGCCCCAGTTCCTGCTGGCCGCGCGCCGGGTGCTGCGTTCGCCCGTGGGCGCCGCGAGCGCGGCCGTCGTGCTCGCCTTCGTGGTCGTCGCGGTGCTCGCGCCCGCGATAGTGCCGCACCCCCCCGACGCGACGGACCTCGGCGCCAGGCTGAGGCCGCCCTCGGCCGAGCACCGCTTCGGCACCGACGGCCTGGGACGCGACATCCTCAGCCGCGTCATCTACGGCGCGCGCGTCAGCCTCCTCGTCGGCGCGCTCACCGTGGCCATCACGGCGACCTTCGGCACCGTGCTGGGCGTGCTCGGCGGGTTCTACCGCGGCACCTTCGACGCCGTCAGCGGACGCCTCACCGAGCTGCTGCTGGCGTTCCCCTACCTGATCTTCGCCATCGGCATGATGGCCTTCCTGGGCCCGGGCTTCGCGAACCTCGTGCTGGCCCTCTCGCTCAAGGGCTGGGTGGAGTTCTACAGGCTGGCCCGCGGCGAGACCCTCGACCAGGCCGGGCGCGAGTACGTGGAGGCCTCGCGGGCCCTGGGGCAGAGCAGCCTCCGCACCCTGTTCCGCGAGGTGCTGCCCAACGTTCTGCCGCCTGTCCTCGTCCTCGCGACCCTCCGCGTCGGCTACTTCATGGTGCTCGAGGCCT
This region includes:
- a CDS encoding ABC transporter permease — its product is MKSAVARLGPAAAGGRMTGPLPQFLLAARRVLRSPVGAASAAVVLAFVVVAVLAPAIVPHPPDATDLGARLRPPSAEHRFGTDGLGRDILSRVIYGARVSLLVGALTVAITATFGTVLGVLGGFYRGTFDAVSGRLTELLLAFPYLIFAIGMMAFLGPGFANLVLALSLKGWVEFYRLARGETLDQAGREYVEASRALGQSSLRTLFREVLPNVLPPVLVLATLRVGYFMVLEASLSFLGVGIPPTIPAWGSMIAEGRNVLFIAWWVSTLPGIALLVLVLAINLLGDRLQEAFDPKRRNR